From a single Falco naumanni isolate bFalNau1 chromosome 17, bFalNau1.pat, whole genome shotgun sequence genomic region:
- the MLN gene encoding promotilin, translating to MVSKAAPASLLLVYVVSMLAEQTEGFVPFFTQSNFQKMQEKGRERGKKISLALLQQLEEKGSSEQFGTDVNKVRTIQLADPVRAGMWLTPRQLEKYQDVLEKLLAETLQDTPDGTVRRLISALGILPFPPLTSLSS from the exons ATGGTTTCAAAGGCAGCGCCAGCCAGTTTGCTCTTGGTGTACGTGGTGTCCATGCTGGCTGAACAAACTGAAGGCTTTGTGCCCTTTTTCACCCAGAGCAACTTCCAGAAGATGCAGGAG aaagggagg GAGCGcggaaaaaaaatatctctagccttactgcagcagctggaagagaaagGCTCCTCTGAGCAGTTTGGTACAGATGTCAACAAGGTCAGGACCATCCAG CTAGCTGATCCTGTCAGAGCTGGGATGTGGCTCACCCCAAGGCAGCTGGAAAAATACCAAGATGTCCTGGAGAAACTGCTAGCAGAGACGTTACAGGACACCCCAGACGGTACTGTCAGGAGGTTGATTTCTGCCTTGGGAATtctgcctttccctcctctcACCAGCTTATCATCTTGA